AAGTGGTGCCGCGGCGGGTTGCaccagccgccgtcgtcgttggGGAGGTACCAGTTGGGCGGGCACAGGTTGGTCCCCGTGATGACCACCGACGGCGACCCCGGGTTGCACCACGGCGACTTGACGCACCGCAGCTCGTAGCACTGCCCGCACCCGTTGCCGTCGGCGAACAGCGGCGTGCtcagcgccgccgtcttcgtcgAGTAGAGCGACACGATGTCGTTCGACACGTACCCGCACGCGCCACCTATATAGCAGTAGTAGTACATGCATTCGTTATATAGCTCGTCGGCGTTCATGGCCGGAGAGAAAAGCAAATGAAATGAAGACGATACTACGTACCGAAGTCGTCGCCCATGCCGGAGGGGTCGCCGTAGAAGGTGGCGGAGCCGTCGTGCCAGTCCGATGTCTTGTAGGGGGTGACGGCACCAGGCGCCGGCTGTTGCTGCCAGTACAAGTCTGTGGTGAAACCGGCCGTGACgacctgcgccgccgtcgccaccgccagcgcggcggcgaggaagatgGCCGGATTATTCCAGCTGCTGGCCATGCTATTGTCGTCGATCGGCGGCGAGGGATGTGCAGCTAGCGTACGTATGATTTGATTGTAGCTAGCTACTGGAGTATATATGCATGGGTACATCGATCTAGCTAGCTCTTGTTAGTTGGTGCCTGCCACGTTAATGATCGATCGCGCCAAATGTTGATGAGCGCACGAttaatttgttttcatttttatttttttaaaaaatgtgtgTGACTAATGCTTGCAGGACATGCTCGCCACGCATATTACTCCTACATATTAAGTCAGATATATTATTAATTTCATGCCGGCCTGCAGGCATCCCAATAATCCTCCTGAGCTTAATTTTCTTTGAATCTTATCCCCAgaagaaccaaaaaaaaaagattgaaaaCGTTATAAAGAGGTCAGATGCCCTCGTATTGAAATTTTGAAGGTCTAGTACAcggttttaaaagttttttttttaggggAGGGGGGTTGGTTAAGGCCAACTTCTAGGGCCGAATGGACTTTTATCCTCTTAGAATAGAGGAATAaattcatctgaggtcccttaacttgtcaacgaatccggttttcatccttcaaccggaaaaccagatacaatagatccctcaactatcaaaaccggtgcaaacgaggtccctcggcggtttagaCTGctgttttggctgacgtggcgcatacgcggctaatttgactcggtcttcatctgatgtggcattgacgtggcgcttacgtggcaatccgatatgaaaaaaataataaaacccatgggacccacatgtcagcttcacacacaaaataattaaaaaatggtgggacccacgtgggccccacatgtcatctctaTCCTCATCACCTTTCATCTTCCCCTTCGGCCttcacccttctctctctcgtggATGGCATCGACCGGTGCCCACCGAtggatggcgccggcggcgagacggaACACGGCGGCcacgccacctcctcccccgcacCGGACGCGACAAGAACCTGCCATGGAAGCTCGCGGCGTTctcgtcaccaccaccaccgttctCGTCGCCGGAACCCGAGTACGAGGGGACGGAGTGGGAGCCCCTCCTCCGTCGGAGCACAAGgagctcgcctcctccctcaCGGAGCTCATCGTTGGACCCAGCCGCCCCGCCATCGCCGATTCGCCGTTGACCAGGCCGAACCCGCCGCCGGCTTgccgcccctcctctccccgccaACCCTCGGACTGCCACGGCCGTCCGTCGCCAAACGAGCCTTCCTCGCATATGCGCAGTACCGCTTGCTCGTGCCGAGGATCGCCGTGCCATCCCAGGCTTGACCActccctgccgctgccgctcttCTCGTCGGACCAGCGCGACGGGTCATCGCCGCCACGTAGCTtgctcttctccttctccagggCGTTGCCTAGCGTGATGCCCTCGAGGACATCTCGCCGCTCTGCGTCTCCTCGTCAACTACGGCTAGCAGCAGCAGACATATAAGTAAAGCTCGCGGCAACCAATATCCAGACAGAGCCAAGCATATCGCAAATATAGCATCACAAGAGggaatattaatagcttcattATACATATAAGTAAAATCCTTGCACCTATAACTTGCTCAATCAAGAAGCGAATTGAATATTTGAATCTGTTAATTGCATTTCCAACTCGCGGTCCGCCGGGACCTCGCCGGAGCCCTCCCGGAGGTCTAGGGCCCTCACGCCGCGGGCAGTGTGGAGGCAGCAGAGGCGACGAGGAGGTGCCTTCTTTCTTGGGATGGTCAGCCAGTCGGGGCGGCGGCAAAAGCTTGGGTTTTTTGAGGCGGCCGGGCGAGGGGAGGGGCAGCTCCGACCCAGATGTGACCATCGAGGATGTCAGCGGTGGCggtcgggcgaggagggaggcggcgtgtGGCGGcaaggcgaggagggaggcggcgcgcggagaCCGAGCGAGGAGGGCAGCGCCTTTCAACTGGGCatcgcgggcggagcggccaaCGGAGTGTAGCTGTCGCGCTCGCTGacgacctcctcctctgcctcttcctcctccggcaacctccgccgcccgcggcctgccgccgctccgcccgcctctccgccgctccgtccgccggcatgctcctgccgccgccgcgaggacgagggagagcgaagaggaggagaaaggaAAGCCGAGAGGGACTTGTGGCTGACATTGGGGCCCACGTGAGCCCCACCATTCTTTTATTGATTTAtgtgtgagactgacatgtgggtcccacaaagtttattatttttccagatcaaattgccacgtatgcgccacgtcaatgccacatcagatgaagacTAAGTCAAATTTGCCAcataggtgccacgtcagccaaaaccaccgtcaaaaccaccgagggacctcatctgcactggttttgatagttgagggacccgttgtatctggttttgtggttgaaggacgaaaatcggattcgttgacaagttaagggaccttagatgaacttattcctagaaTAGAATAGGATGGTGCTTGGGCTACAATAGCAAGCCCAGCCTGCAGGTCAATCAAACCTGGGCTTCAACAATAATGGGCCGAACCACTAGTCTATCCATGCACTAAAATCTCCTAATGCGGCCGGTATACTGATTCCAAGCAATGAAGCAACTACAGCTGCATAATATATCCATGCGTCAGGATATATAAACCCCGAACGAAAAATTAAAGTATGTAATGGGAGGGTTTTTTTGGAGCGAAAAACTTTTAgatataactataatataatttaaGTGTAACTATATTGTAACTACACTATAACTATACTGTAACTatgatataattaatataaaacttttatttaACTATGGTTTGGTTGGTTAGCATCAGGATCTTATGTATGACATGTGTGAAAAAAATTTTCTAGCATTTTTTTCTTTACGCACAAATCTCGAAGTGATTTGATGGTCACTAATTAATATGGAAGTTTTGGGAACAAAATGCTTGCAAAAGTTTTCCAGGAGTAAcaattatgtaaaaaaaatggcaGAGAAGCACGTACTGTTTTGCACGAATTTTGACGCCGAAAATCGACAGTCCAGAAAACAAATGATgtggaaataaaaaaatcattcgGCAGATTTCTAGCGCTCCTATAAAAAGAATAGCAGAGGAGTCCACACTGTTTTGCACGAATCTTGCCACCCGAAATCAATGGACCACAAAACGAATGCTGTGAGAATGAAAAATCATTCGGTGAATTAAGATTGACTTTTTTCGTTTGCAGTTTGCTAGGACAAATTAAGAATATCTATAGGCTATTGGCGAGGTCGTCTAAGAATGAAGTGAACAAGTAATCTGCAGGTTGGttggtgatcgatcgatcgtacCCATACGTACGTGGTCCGTCATGCAGGTAAACTTTCCCATCCGTCCACcacatatgtatacatgtacGCATCAacattttcctatatatatcGCGCGCCGTCGTCTTCAAACTaaaattaacaaaatatttgaaatttctATGGGTACCTAAACACTTTCTCATCCTAAAGCACTAAACTTTTGAACCCTTCGTTAAACTTTAAGTCCATGCATGCTATTGACTCATTTGATACGGCTCATACAGTCATGCTCAACATTTTTGTCCTGTAAAACTGGGGTTACACACAAAATTGCTCCTCTATAGAATAGAGTTACTGCTCCGATCCTAAAAATTGCAATTTAAAAGCGGAGCGGCATTCCCACCACTTCTCAACTCCGCTTCACTCTTGGAGTAGGAGTTATATCAAACATGCCTTATATCTTTTCTAACAACCGTTTTCCTTTTCCTTAATTAATGCATGGACATGAAGCAGCCCTATGGGCTCAAGGGTCAAGAATTTTTGGGTTGGAGACTCGGAGTTGAAACCGGCCGGAAGGATATAGGTAAGGGTGAGCATTTTGATCTCCCTGAAAATTTCTTGGAGCAAATTTTGGTCATCTGAAAGTAGAGACCGAGCGAATTGTGTAGTAAACAATTTGAGAACCAAGCTATTCGTTTTGGGTTATTTTGGTCTCAGTCTCGACCGTGATCGAAATTGCAGATAGATATAGAGGAGaaaacacacaaatcaaatcTCAGCAAAATTTTGGAGGATGCTTGCACAGGTTGATGGTGGAGTAGGATGATGCACGCGCAGGTTGGAAGAGGTGGACGATGCGCCTGTGAGCTGGTTGGGGTGGAAAAGTACGTGTGCTCGACAACAGGGATGGATCTAACATGGGAGCGGCGGAGTCTCAAGTCTCCACTATTAGCGCGAGGACTATGGTTGCCCTTACTAAAACTTTTTGCTATATATAGATGAAAAGAGGGTTGTAATTTGTTCAGATCCCCTACTATTTATTTCTAGATCGGTCACTGCACGACGAGGctacatatgcatatgcatgggcAAAGAGGGTCGGAGGAAATGCGGGCCGGCTTCGGGCAACGGCGTAGAACAGTAGGACAGGCCGCCGCATGGACCATCTGGCAGCATGAGGCGACGGCTAAATGCCAAGTACGAGCAGAAGcagaaagtatatatatatagttttctcTAGTGGGTATTCACTATGTATGGCTATTAGGCTGACTGGGCTATTGTTGGTCAATATGGGTAACTAAGGCATATGACCGAATTAACTGAAAAATGGGT
The Oryza sativa Japonica Group chromosome 6, ASM3414082v1 DNA segment above includes these coding regions:
- the LOC107276467 gene encoding expansin-A17 precursor produces the protein MASSWNNPAIFLAAALAVATAAQVVTAGFTTDLYWQQQPAPGAVTPYKTSDWHDGSATFYGDPSGMGDDFGGACGYVSNDIVSLYSTKTAALSTPLFADGNGCGQCYELRCVKSPWCNPGSPSVVITGTNLCPPNWYLPNDDGGWCNPPRHHFDMAPPSFLKLAQRVAGIVPVQYRRVPCQRTGGVRFCLQGNHYWLLLYVMNVGGAGDVSSLSVKTSGGGGAWIQAAHNWGITYQVFAALDNSDGLTVKLTTYSTPQQTIIVSDAISPWWITGLCYQGSNNFY